The following proteins come from a genomic window of Sardina pilchardus chromosome 1, fSarPil1.1, whole genome shotgun sequence:
- the LOC134080900 gene encoding uncharacterized protein LOC134080900 codes for MSSYSIFDVRDRQDHLPNSKSSHRTPPLTQYPYRKSALKPTLQATYNHHDRSEEIRRDFLALEAEKGFHVYLKGIKECIQRYRHHIITLKYEWKIGDFEDTIFKDDKTHLENWQEQYLPDHMRMQVLGTIRDNSCTPGCPEIVLLLCEDRKIFAYRELEMHFLANNLEELFGEGICFPGKKIFHHDQCFEDLTEDDLEKARRSDEMVKLKEELKTAGQPVIAALKASIAAFQSRSKVAERQRQRKKTTEKNPEYAEPWVC; via the exons ATGAGCTCATACAG tatcTTTGATGTGCGTGATCGTCAGGACCACCTGCCCAACAGCAAGAGCTCACACAG AACCCCTCCACTGACCCAATACCCCTACAGGAAGTCTGCTCTAAAGCCGACTCTGCAGGCAACCTACAACCACCATGATCG TTCCGAGGAGATCAGGCGTGACTTTCTCGCTCTTGAAGCAGAAaaag GTTTTCATGTGTACCTTAAAGGCATTAAGGAATGCATTCAGCGATATCGCCACCATATAATAACCCTGAAGTATGAATGGAAGATCGGAGACTTTGAAGACACCATCTTCAAAGATGACAAAACTCATTTGGAGAACTGGCAAGAACAGTACCTTCCTGACCACATGAGAATGCAGGTGTTAGGAACCATCAGAGACAACAGCTGCACACCAGGGTGCCCTGAAATAGTCCTTTTGCTGTGTGAAGACAGGAAGATCTTCGCCTATCGTGAACTGGAGATGCACTTCTTGGCAAATAACTTAGAGGAGCTGTTTGGGGAAGGAATTTGTTTCCCTGGAAAGAAAATATTTCATCATGACCAATGTTTTGAGGACCTG ACAGAGGACGATTTGGAAAAGGCAAGGAGATCTGATGAGATGGTGAAATTGAAGGAGGAACTGAAGACAGCGGGACAGCCAGTGATTGCTGCGTTGAAGGCCtccatagctgccttccaaagCCGATCCAAA GTTgcagaaagacaaagacagagaaagaagacTACAGAAAAGAACCCTGAGTATGCTGAACCCTGGGTATGCTGA